The following coding sequences lie in one Streptomyces sp. NBC_00510 genomic window:
- a CDS encoding nucleotidyl transferase AbiEii/AbiGii toxin family protein — MPELHARLLADVIALGSPYPLVLTGGYAVRAHRLVNRPSQDLDVATQNPAPMTDIATTLRTGLEARGWHVQSLEIAPLSARFTVSDPATRQECEVDILKEIFWRPITHSPYGPVLAEEDVIGTKVRALGDRGAPRDLIDVFAASRRWSTTDLEEFGRRHARGRFEREDLQANLAGAEWTDDEAFAAYGLDDTTIAALRSWAVQWADDLAARLLEESGHPDAD, encoded by the coding sequence ATGCCGGAGCTGCACGCGCGGCTCCTGGCCGACGTCATCGCCCTCGGCTCCCCCTACCCGCTCGTCCTCACCGGCGGCTACGCCGTCCGCGCCCACCGCCTGGTCAACCGCCCCAGCCAGGACCTCGACGTCGCCACGCAGAACCCGGCACCCATGACCGACATCGCCACCACACTCCGCACCGGCCTGGAAGCACGCGGCTGGCACGTGCAGTCACTGGAGATCGCCCCGCTGTCCGCCCGCTTCACCGTGTCCGACCCCGCCACGAGGCAGGAGTGCGAGGTCGACATCCTCAAAGAGATCTTCTGGCGACCCATCACCCACAGTCCCTACGGGCCCGTCCTTGCCGAGGAAGACGTGATCGGAACCAAAGTGCGCGCCCTCGGCGACCGGGGCGCCCCTCGGGACCTGATCGACGTGTTCGCTGCCTCCCGGCGCTGGTCCACCACCGACCTGGAAGAGTTCGGCCGCCGACACGCCCGGGGCCGCTTCGAACGAGAAGACCTCCAGGCCAACCTCGCCGGCGCCGAGTGGACCGACGACGAAGCCTTCGCCGCCTACGGCCTCGACGACACCACGATTGCCGCGCTGCGCTCCTGGGCTGTGCAGTGGGCCGACGACCTGGCGGCTCGGCTTCTCGAGGAGTCCGGCCATCCCGACGCCGACTGA
- a CDS encoding helix-turn-helix domain-containing protein, with the protein MNALMGEWMAGGGKRGRKPAPIRAETPQARVLAEFLRELREQSGKTYDDLAKELNWSRSSIGNHLSGTVPPMDVVLKLVQATAPPGQLETTKTRAMRLWERATHPPSADVAVRRPPLGAAPAARYVAESRGRLAQADANSHRLAQDLATAQELVVLLSALNTQLRLQIEQLAAASPDSTNADQAQENLARAIEQLQQTEHDLVEARQARDEAEALAAAARRRCLELEEELALLRLVDPTDQQAAEEPEPLGPDLDQEAFLADPAQALRTARTLLDHGHALRSDAAAHMGLAASTAATDITVRRSERWYTATTLLGRTLGCLIAAGGASLHVVALTVHTPGWILITDPIALAGLVLVAEPWHLIAALWPWVRATARNEPLPRPLSVTYATLAPRVLRCLTAALATAGAAATVQAGLSWGPWWWLLTVPWMILFFVVTVAGYDPALQRTTRAAFTDLSADLRAPSQSPDQSTGLPKKRPWLMVTDPQWIDRRADDLETVLSGRWRDAPVWMWICLIPLVIPGLYAIAAGLVKVTGTLHADHHMYLAIRTINEPVTRFLQAHTADLPLTPSAAHVLWLGFGIVALVMSTVLHAFAARLTWLLWGLSTVAMAWAGTGESGRDTAAGLAAILWGLVSIIALNGLGQRPRITTINLIGDVQAAMQPGKDTAEEAPSPDEVTEGDTAAPA; encoded by the coding sequence ATGAATGCGCTGATGGGGGAGTGGATGGCAGGTGGGGGCAAGCGGGGCCGCAAGCCGGCGCCGATCCGGGCGGAGACACCCCAGGCCCGCGTGTTAGCCGAGTTCCTTCGCGAGCTGCGCGAGCAGTCGGGCAAGACCTACGACGACCTTGCCAAGGAGCTCAACTGGTCCCGCTCGAGCATCGGCAACCATCTGTCGGGCACGGTCCCGCCGATGGACGTGGTCTTGAAACTGGTCCAGGCCACCGCCCCACCGGGCCAGCTCGAGACGACCAAGACGCGGGCCATGCGGCTGTGGGAGCGGGCGACCCACCCGCCGAGTGCAGACGTGGCAGTACGGCGGCCACCGCTGGGCGCTGCACCCGCGGCACGGTATGTCGCCGAGAGCCGCGGCCGCCTGGCCCAGGCCGACGCCAACAGCCACCGTCTGGCGCAGGACCTGGCCACAGCCCAGGAACTCGTGGTCCTGCTGTCCGCACTCAACACCCAGCTGCGCCTGCAGATCGAACAGCTCGCCGCCGCCTCGCCGGACAGCACGAATGCCGATCAGGCCCAGGAGAACCTCGCCCGCGCCATCGAGCAGCTCCAGCAGACCGAACACGACCTCGTCGAGGCCCGACAAGCCCGAGACGAGGCGGAGGCACTCGCTGCCGCCGCACGCCGGCGCTGCCTTGAACTGGAGGAAGAACTCGCCCTGCTCCGTCTGGTCGACCCCACGGACCAGCAGGCCGCAGAGGAACCGGAGCCCCTCGGACCGGACCTGGACCAGGAGGCCTTTCTGGCTGACCCTGCCCAGGCTCTGCGTACTGCCCGCACTCTGCTCGACCACGGCCACGCGCTGCGCAGCGACGCGGCGGCGCACATGGGCCTGGCGGCCTCCACCGCGGCCACCGACATCACGGTGCGGCGCAGCGAGCGCTGGTACACCGCCACGACGCTGCTGGGCCGCACCCTCGGCTGCCTGATAGCCGCCGGAGGTGCCTCGCTCCATGTGGTGGCCCTCACCGTGCACACGCCCGGCTGGATCCTGATCACCGACCCGATCGCCCTGGCCGGACTTGTCCTGGTTGCCGAGCCCTGGCACCTGATTGCTGCCCTGTGGCCGTGGGTCCGCGCGACGGCACGCAACGAACCCCTGCCGCGACCGCTGTCGGTCACTTATGCCACCCTTGCGCCCCGTGTACTGCGCTGCCTGACCGCCGCGCTGGCTACTGCCGGGGCAGCAGCCACGGTGCAGGCCGGCCTGTCCTGGGGTCCATGGTGGTGGCTGCTCACCGTGCCGTGGATGATCTTGTTCTTCGTTGTGACCGTTGCCGGCTACGACCCCGCTCTGCAGCGCACCACCCGCGCAGCCTTTACCGACCTTTCCGCGGACCTGCGAGCACCGAGCCAGTCCCCGGACCAATCCACCGGGCTTCCCAAGAAGCGGCCCTGGCTCATGGTGACGGACCCGCAATGGATCGACCGCCGCGCCGACGACCTCGAGACCGTCCTGTCTGGCAGATGGCGCGACGCCCCCGTGTGGATGTGGATCTGCCTGATACCCCTGGTCATACCTGGCCTGTACGCCATCGCGGCAGGCCTGGTCAAAGTCACCGGAACGCTCCATGCCGATCACCACATGTACCTAGCGATACGCACCATCAACGAACCGGTCACGCGCTTCCTGCAGGCTCACACCGCTGACCTGCCCCTGACCCCCTCGGCCGCGCATGTCCTGTGGCTCGGCTTCGGCATTGTGGCGCTGGTGATGTCCACCGTGCTTCACGCTTTCGCGGCCCGGCTGACATGGTTGCTGTGGGGGCTGAGTACGGTCGCGATGGCATGGGCGGGGACCGGAGAATCCGGACGGGACACCGCAGCGGGCCTGGCCGCCATCCTCTGGGGACTCGTTTCGATCATCGCGCTGAACGGCCTGGGACAGCGACCACGGATCACCACAATCAACCTCATCGGCGACGTCCAGGCGGCCATGCAACCAGGCAAGGACACCGCGGAGGAAGCACCTTCACCGGACGAGGTCACCGAGGGCGACACCGCCGCTCCAGCGTAG